In Ovis canadensis isolate MfBH-ARS-UI-01 breed Bighorn chromosome 11, ARS-UI_OviCan_v2, whole genome shotgun sequence, one genomic interval encodes:
- the CHD3 gene encoding chromodomain-helicase-DNA-binding protein 3 isoform X2: MASPLRDEEEEEEEMVVSEEEDEEEEEGDEEEEEVEAADEDYEEDDDEGVLGRGPGHDRGRDRHSPPGCHLFPPPPPPPPPPLPPPPPPPPPDKDDIRLLPSTLGVKKRKRGPKKQKENKPGKPRKRKKLDSEEEFGSERDEYREKSESGGSEYGTGPGRKRRRKHREKKEKKTKRRKKGEGEGGQKQVEQKSSATLLLTWGLEDVEHVFSEEDYHTLTNYKAFSQFMRPLIAKKNPKIPMSKMMTILGAKWREFSANNPFKGSAAAVAAAAAAAAAAVAEQVSAAVSSATPIAPSGPPALPPPPAADIQPPPIRRAKTKEGKGPGHKRRSKSPRVPDGRKKLRGKKMAPLKIKLGLLGGKRKKGGSYVLQSDEGPEPEAEESDLDSGSVHSASGRPDGPIRTKKLKRGRPGRKKKKVLGCPAVAGEEEIDGYETDHQDYCEVCQQGGEIILCDTCPRAYHLVCLDPELDRAPEGKWSCPHCEKEGVQWEAKEEEEDYEEDGEEEGEKEEEDDHMEYCRVCKDGGELLCCDACISSYHIHCLNPPLPDIPNGEWLCPRCTCPVLKGRVQKILHWRWGEPPVAVPAPQQADGNPDAPPPRPLQGRSEREFFVKWVGLSYWHCSWAKELQLEIFHLVMYRNYQRKNDMDEPPPLDYGSGEDDGKSDKRKVKDPHYAEMEEKYYRFGIKPEWMTVHRIINHSVDKKGNYHYLVKWRDLPYDQSTWEEDEMNIPEYEDHKQSYWRHRELIMGEDPAQPRKYKKKKKELQGDGPPSSPTNDPTVKYETQPRFITATGGTLHMYQLEGLNWLRFSWAQGTDTILADEMGLGKTIQTIVFLYSLYKEGHTKGPFLVSAPLSTIINWEREFQMWAPKFYVVTYTGDKDSRAIIRENEFSFEDNAIKGGKKAFKMKREAQVKFHVLLTSYELITIDQAALGSIRWACLVVDEAHRLKNNQSKFFRVLNGYKIDHKLLLTGTPLQNNLEELFHLLNFLTPERFNNLEGFLEEFADISKEDQIKKLHDLLGPHMLRRLKADVFKNMPAKTELIVRVELSPMQKKYYKYILTRNFEALNSRGGGNQVSLLNIMMDLKKCCNHPYLFPVAAMESPKLPSGAYEGGALIKASGKLMLLQKMLRKLKEQGHRVLIFSQMTKMLDLLEDFLDYEGYKYERIDGGITGALRQEAIDRFNAPGAQQFCFLLSTRAGGLGINLATADTVIIFDSDWNPHNDIQAFSRAHRIGQANKVMIYRFVTRASVEERITQVAKRKMMLTHLVVRPGLGSKAGSMSKQELDDILKFGTEELFKDENEGENKEEDSSVIHYDNEAIARLLDRNQDATEDTDVQNMNEYLSSFKVAQYVVREEDKIEEIEREIIKQEENVDPDYWEKLLRHHYEQQQEDLARNLGKGKRVRKQVNYNDAAQEDQDNQSEYSVGSEEEDEDFDERPEGRRQSKRQLRNEKDKPLPPLLARVGGNIEVLGFNTRQRKAFLNAVMRWGMPPQDAFTTQWLVRDLRGKTEKEFKAYVSLFMRHLCEPGADGSETFADGVPREGLSRQQVLTRIGVMSLVKKKVQEFEHINGRWSMPELMPDPSADSKRSSRASSPTKTSPTTPEASAANSPCTSKPATPAPSEKGDGIRTPLEKDEAENQEEKPEKNSRIGEKMETEADTPSPSPSLGERLEPRKMPLEDEVPGVPGEMEPEPGYRGDREKSATESTPGERGEEKPMDGQEHRERPEGETGDLGKREDVKGERELRSGPPRDEPRSNGRREEKAEKPRFMFNIADGGFTELHTLWQNEERAAISSGKLNEIWHRRHDYWLLAGIVLHGYARWQDIQNDAQFAIINEPFKTEANKGNFLEMKNKFLARRFKLLEQALVIEEQLRRAAYLNLSQEPAHPAMALHARFAEAECLAESHQHLSKESLAGNKPANAVLHKGKGRGGPARGRAHSAASEPAGGVAERHEGGRDPPASHAVPNTPHRSPPSDVRAQHPQPAGQQGHGASPHTGLPPGSIRYTSGVRGGLQRRTRRGPGRRRRQLQPDASRVLHHSRHQRPSSAGEEGEGNGGGTGGRRAGSEGAPNRGGDLYRRLTGSQACPSPRSRPRGRPPAQAPGPAANPPPSPPLGPPLG; encoded by the exons ATAAGGATGACATTCGACTGCTGCCTTCAACATTGGGCGTGAAGAAGAGAAAGCGAGGACCTAAGAAACAGAAGGAGAACAAGCCAGGAAAGCCCCGGAAACGCAAGAAGCTT gACAGCGAGGAGGAATTTGGCTCTGAGCGAGATGAGTACCGGGAGAAGTCAGAGAGTGGAGGCAGTGAATATGGAACCGGACCAGGTCGGAAACGGAGACGGAAGCACcgagaaaaaaaggagaagaagacaaAGCGGCGGAaaaaaggggagggagagggggggcAAAAG CAAGTGGAACAGAAGTCATCAGCAACCCTACTTCTGACCTGGGGCCTGGAGGACGTGGAACATGTGTTCTCCGAGGAAGATTACCACACACTCACCAACTACAAAGCCTTCAGCCAATTCATGAG GCCCCTGATTGCTAAGAAGAATCCTAAGATCCCAATGTCTAAGATGATGACCATTCTCGGGGCCAAGTGGAGAGAGTTCAGCGCCAACAACCCCTTCAAGGGGTCGGCGGCTGCTgtggcagcagcagcggcagccgcGGCGGCAGCTGTAGCTGAGCAGGTGTCAGCCGCTGTCTCCTCGGCCACCCCCATAGCACCTTCCGGACCCCCTGCCCTTCCACCACCCCCTGCTGCTGATATCCAGCCCCCACCCATCCGAAGAGCCAAAACCAAAGAGGGCAAAG GTCCAGGCCACAAGCGGCGGAGTAAGAGCCCCCGAGTGCCTGACGGACGCAAGAAGCTTAGGGGAAAGAAGATGGCACCACTCAAAATCAAGCTAGGGCTGCTGGGTGGCAAGAGAAAGAAGGGCGGCTCG TATGTTTTGCAGAGTGACGAGGGTCCCGAACCGGAGGCCGAGGAATCAGACCTGGACAGCGGCAGTGTCCACAGTGCCTCAGGCCGCCCTGATGGCCCCATCCGCACCAAGAAACTAAAACGAGGCCGgccaggaaggaagaagaagaagg TTCTGGGCTGTCCCGCTgtggctggggaggaggagaTTGACGGCTACGAGACAGATCACCAGGATTACTGTGAGGTGTGCCAGCAGGGTGGGGAGATCATTCTGTGTGACACCTGCCCTCGTGCCTACCACCTCGTCTGCCTTGATCCTGAGCTTGACCGGGCTCCTGAGGGCAAGTGGAGCTGCCCTCACTGT GAGAAGGAGGGGGTCCAGTGGGAagccaaggaggaggaggaagactaTGAAGAGGacggggaggaggaaggggagaaggaggaagaagatgacCACATGGAGTATTGCCGCGTGTGCAAGGATGGCGGGGAGCTGCTGTGCTGCGACGCCTGCATCTCCTCCTACCACATCCACTGTCTGAACCCCCCGCTGCCCGACATCCCCAACGGCGAATGGCTGTGTCCCCGATGCACC TGTCCTGTGCTGAAAGGCCGTGTGCAGAAGATCCTGCACTGGCGGTGGGGGGAGCCACCCGTGGCCGTGCCAGCCCCCCAGCAGGCAGACGGGAATCCGGATGCCCCACCTCCACGACCTCTTCAAGGCAGATCCGAGCGAGAGTTCTTTGTCAAGTGGGTGGGCCTGTCCTACTGGCACTGCTCCTGGGCCAAGGAGCTGCAG CTGGAAATCTTCCACTTGGTGATGTACCGAAACTACCAACGGAAGAATGACATGGATGAGCCCCCACCCCTGGACTATGGCTCTGGTGAGGACGACGGCAAGAGTGACAAGCGCAAGGTGAAGGACCCGCACTATGCCGAGATGGAGGAGAAGTACTATCGTTTTGGCATCAAGCCAGAGTGGATGACCGTCCACCGGATCATCAACCACAG TGTGGATAAAAAGGGGAATTACCACTATCTAGTGAAATGGAGGGACTTACCCTATGACCAGTCCACATGGGAGGAAGATGAAATGAACATCCCTGAATATGAAGACCACAAGCAGAGCTACTGGAGACACCG AGAACTAATTATGGGGGAGGATCCTGCTCAGCCCCGCAAgtataagaagaagaagaaggagctgCAGGGTGATGGGCCTCCCAGTTCTCCTACTAACGAT CCTACAGTGAAATATGAGACTCAGCCACGCTTCATCACAGCCACAGGAGGCACACTACACATGTATCAGCTGGAGGGATTGAACTGGCTACGCTTCTCATGGGCCCAGGGCACTGATACCATTCTGGCTGATGAAATGGGGCTGGGCAAGACCATACAAACCATCGTCTTCCTCTACTCACTCTATAAGGAG GGCCACACAAAGGGTCCCTTCCTGGTGAGTGCCCCGCTGTCCACCATCATCAACTGGGAGCGGGAGTTCCAGATGTGGGCACCCAAGTTCTATGTAGTAACATACACGGGTGACAAGGACAGCCGAGCCATCATTCGTGAGAATGAGTTTTCCTTTGAAGACAACGCCATCAAAGGTGGCAAGAAAGCTTTTAAGATGAAG AGGGAGGCACAGGTGAAGTTCCATGTTCTCCTGACATCATATGAGCTGATCACCATTGATCAGGCAGCTCTCGGCTCCATCCGCTGGGCCTGTCTCGTGGTGGATGAGGCCCATCGGCTCAAGAACAACCAGTCCAAG TTTTTCAGGGTCCTCAATGGCTACAAGATAGATCATAAGTTGCTGCTGACAGGGACTCCATTGCAGAATAATCTGGAGGAGCTCTTCCATCTACTGAACTTCCTCACCCCAGAGAGGTTTAA CAacctggagggcttcctggaggagtttGCTGATATATCCAAAGAAGACCAAATTAAGAAACTTCATGACTTGCTGGGGCCACACATGCTGCGGAGGCTCAAGGCAGATGTCTTTAAGAACATGCCAGCCAAAACAGAGCTCATCGTTCGCGTGGAGCTGAGCCCCATGCAGAA GAAATACTACAAATACATCCTGACCCGAAATTTTGAGGCCTTGAATTCACGAGGTGGTGGGAACCAGGTGTCGCTGCTGAACATCATGATGGATCTTAAGAAGTGCTGCAACCATCCGTACCTCTTTCCTGTGGCTGCTATG GAGTCCCCCAAACTTCCCAGTGGGGCTTATGAGGGTGGGGCACTTATTAAGGCATCTGGGAAGCTCATGCTGCTGCAGAAGATGCTGCGAAAGCTGAAGGAGCAAGGACACAGAGTGCTCATCTTCTCGCAG aTGACCAAAATGTTAGACTTACTGGAGGACTTCTTAGACTATGAAGGCTACAAGTATGAGCGCATCGATGGCGGCATCACTGGTGCCCTGAGGCAGGAGGCCATTGACCGCTTCAATG CTCCTGGGGCCCAACAATTCTGTTTCCTCCTGTCCACCCGGGCCGGGGGCCTGGGCATCAATCTGGCCACTGCTGACACTGTCATCATCTTCGATTCAGACTGGAACCCCCATAATGATATCCAG GCCTTCAGCCGCGCTCATCGGATCGGCCAGGCCAACAAAGTGATGATTTACCGGTTTGTGACTCGTGCCTCTGTGGAAGAGCGAATCACACAGGTGGCCaagagaaagatgatgctgacacatctggtggtgcGGCCCGGGCTGGGCTCCAAGGCGGGCTCCATGTCCAAGCAGGAGCTGGACGACATCCTCAAATTTGGTACTGAGGAGCTATTTAAGGATGAAAATGAGG GTGAGAACAAGGAGGAGGACAGCAGTGTGATTCACTATGACAACGAGGCCATTGCTCGGCTCTTGGACCGGAACCAGGATGCAACTGAGGACACTGACGTACAGAACATGAACGAGTATCTCAGCTCCTTCAAGGTGGCCCAGTATGTGGTGCGGGAAGAAGACAAG ATTGAGGAAATTGAACGAGAGATCATCAAGCAGGAAGAGAACGTCGACCCCGACTACTGGGAGAAGCTGCTGCGGCACCACTATGAGCAACAGCAGGAAGACCTGGCGCGGAACCTCGGCAAGGGCAAGCGGGTCCGCAAGCAGGTCAACTACAATGACGCTGCTCAGGAGGACCAAG ATAATCAGTCAGAATACTCAGTGGGATCAGAAGAGGAGGATGAAGACTTTGATGAGCGTCCTGAAG GGCGTCGACAGTCAAAGAGGCAGCTTCGGAATGAAAAGGATAAGCCACTGCCTCCACTGCTGGCTCGAGTTGGGGGCAACATCGAG GTACTGGGATTCAACACCCGTCAGCGGAAGGCCTTCCTCAATGCGGTGATGCGCTGGGGCATGCCCCCGCAGGACGCCTTCACCACCCAGTGGCTGGTGCGGGACCTCAGAGGCAAGACTGAGAAAGAGTTCAA GGCCTATGTGTCTTTGTTCATGCGCCATCTCTGTGAGCCTGGGGCAGACGGCTCTGAAACCTTTGCTGACGGAGTCCCTCGGGAGGGGCTGAGTCGCCAGCAAGTGTTGACCCGCATTGGAGTCATGTCTCTCGTCAAGAAAAAG GTACAGGAGTTCGAGCACATCAATGGGCGCTGGTCTATGCCAGAGCTGATGCCTGACCCCAGTGCTGACTCCAAGCGCTCCTCCAGAGCCTCCTCTCCTACCAAAACATCTCCTACCACTCCTGAGGCCTCGGCTGCAAACAGCCCTTGCACCTCGAAACCTG CTACTCCAGCTCCCAGTGAGAAAGGAGATGGCATAAGGACACCTCTGGAGAAGGATGAAGCAGAAAACCAGGAGGAGAAGCCAGAAAAGAATAGCAGGATTGGGGAGAAGATGGAGACAGAG GCTGATACCCCCAGCccatccccatccctgggagAGCGGCTAGAGCCAAGGAAGATGCCTCTAGAGGATGAGGTGCCAGGGGTACCTGGAGAGATGGAGCCTGAACCTGGGTACCGGGGGGACAGAGAGAAGTCAG CCACAGAGTCGACGCCAGGAGAGAGGGGGGAGGAGAAGCCGATGGATGGACAGGAACACAGGGAGAGGCCGGAGGGGGAGACAGGGGATTTGGGCAAGAGAG AAGATGTGAAAGGGGAGCGGGAGCTTCGGTCTGGGCCTCCTCGAGATGAGCCACGGTCCAATGGGCGACGtgaggagaaggcagagaaaccGCGGTTCATGTTCAACATTGCAGATGGTGGCTTCACAG AGCTTCACACGCTGTGGCAGAATGAGGAGCGGGCGGCTATTTCCTCCGGGAAACTCAACGAGATCTGGCACCGAAGACACGACTATTGGCTCCTGGCTGGGATTGTCCT CCATGGATATGCACGGTGGCAGGACATCCAGAATGATGCTCAGTTTGCCATTATCAATGAGCCATTTAAAACTGAAGCCAATAAGGGGAACTTTctggagatgaaaaataaattcctGGCCCGGAGATTCAAG CTCCTGGAGCAGGCGCTGGTGATTGAGGAGCAGCTGCGGCGGGCGGCCTACCTGAACCTATCACAGGAGCCGGCGCACCCCGCCATGGCCCTCCACGCCCGCTTCGCCGAGGCCGAGTGCCTGGCCGAGAGCCACCAGCACCTCTCCAAGGAGTCGCTGGCGGGGAACAAGCCGGCCAACGCCGTCCTGCACAAGGGTAAGGGCCGCGGCGGCCCCGCGCGGGGGAGGGCCCACAGCGCTGC TTCTGAACCAGCTGGAGGAGTTGCTGAGCGACATGAAGGCGGACGTGACCCGCCTGCCAGCCACGCTGTCCCGAATACCCCCCATCGCAGCCCGCCTTCAGATGTCCGAGCGCAGCATCCTCAGCCGGCTGGCCAGCAAGGGCACGGAGCCTCACCCCACACCG GCCTTCCCCCCGGGTCCATACGCTACACCTCCGGGGTACGGGGCGGCCTTCAGCGCCGCACCCGTCGGGGCCCTGGCCGCCGCAGGCGCCAATTACAGCCAGATGCCAGCAGGGTCCTTCATCACAG CCGCCACCAACGGCCCTCCAGTGCTggtgaagaaggagaaggaaatggtggggGCACTGGTGGCAGACGGGCTGGATCGGAAGGAGCCCCGAACCGGGGAGGTGATCTGTATAGACGACTGACCGGATCCCAGGCCTGCCCTTCACCCAGGTCCCGGCCTCGAGGTCGACCCCCAGCTCAGGCTCCGGGGCCTGCTGCCAATCCTCCACCTTCCCCTCCCCTTGGGCCACCACTGGGCTAG